ACTCCCGAGCTACGCCGAGGGAGCGCGTGATCGCGGTCGGCGGCATGAAGCGCGCGTAATCGAGCACCCAGATTTTCTCAGGCGCATTGCGGACGGCAGCAGGGTCGTTGACGACCAAAGTGTCGCCCTGGATTCGTTCGAGCAGGTGCGTCGCGGTGATGTAGCCAAGGTCGAACGGCGGATCCTGGCGCATCAGGACGACGTCGACGTCCTTGCCCAGATCGAGGATTTCGAATGCGCCCAGGCGGAAATGGTCCGCCGCGTCGCGCTTCACGCTAACGGAATGCGCGCCGGCGAAGACGCGGCCGTCCTGATAGGTCAGCGCATCGGCCAAATAATGATGAAGCCGATAACCGCGCTCCTGCGCCGACAGCATCAGTGCAAAGGTCGAATCCCCGGAAATATTGATGCCCTCGAGCGGGTCCATCTGCACGGCGACGCGAAGCGGCATGGACGGGCGCCTAGGCGAGCGATTTTCCTTTGTCACCCTTGCCACACGTCCTTGAGATGCGTCGGCAAGCGGCCCGGGACCATGAACATGGCGTCGATGCGCACATCGTCGTCGGGGCGCATGAAGCGCGGCGCGATCCGCTCGGCGGCGACGGCGACCCGCCGCAAGCGCCAGTCATCGAGCGCGAATTCGGCATCGTTTGATGTGGCGCGCGCTTTCACTTCGACGAAGGCCAGCGTCTTGCCGCGGCGGGCGACGATGTCGACTTCGCCACCCGGAACGCGGGCGCGGCGGGCGAGGATCCGCCAGCCGCGCAGCCGCAGGTACCAGCAGGCAAACGTCTCGGCGCGCCGCCCGCGCTGCTCTGCTGCCTTTCGAGTCATTTGGCGCGTTCGAGCGCGCGAGCGTAGGCGCGTTTGCGGGGGATGTTGAGCAGTTCGGCGACCTCGGCCGCCGCGCGCGACGGGGACAGCCGCGCCAGCGCCTCATCGAGCGCGGCATCGAGCGCGTCGTCGCTGGCTTCGGACGCTGCCGCAGGCGGGGCAACGACGATGACGATCTCACCCTTCGGCGCGGTCGAATCATAACGCGCTGCAAGGTCGGCAAGGGTACCGGTGACGCATTCTTCGTGCAGCTTGGTCAGT
The sequence above is drawn from the Sphingomonas lutea genome and encodes:
- a CDS encoding YraN family protein, whose protein sequence is MTRKAAEQRGRRAETFACWYLRLRGWRILARRARVPGGEVDIVARRGKTLAFVEVKARATSNDAEFALDDWRLRRVAVAAERIAPRFMRPDDDVRIDAMFMVPGRLPTHLKDVWQG